Below is a window of Tolypothrix bouteillei VB521301 DNA.
GAATAGTAATCACACTTCTACCCAAGCGATCGACACGAGTTATGATAATTTCGTCAACTTGGTTTTGTTGTACCAACTTCAGCAACTCATTAAATTGTTTTCTAGCATCGTTGCGTCCCGACTCAATATCAATCAAAACTTCCATTGCACCCGCTGCTTTTAATCTGGCTATTTGCTGATTGAGTGCGTCAAACTCCTCTGCTTGTTCTTGGGTGCTCACGCGGGCGTAACCGTAAACTCTCATGAGAATTTGTTCAAATCAATCCCAAAATAATATCACAAAAGGTGTTGTTGTAAGTGGTTGGGTTCACGTGTACCTACTACATAATCTAATAGAGCTTCACCTGCAAGGCGGTTGCCAAAATTCTTGCTACCAATGAAACCTGGAGCATTAACGGGGATAACAGGGGTGTTGATTTTCTCTCCAGCCGTTTTACACACTGCATCTAAATCTTCACCAATGAGAGCGGTGACACAGGTAGAGTAAACAAAGATAGCAGCAGGATGGTAGCGCTTTTCAATTTCCAAAATAGCTTTATATAACTTTTTCCCTCCACCAAAGATGACATCAGTTTCATCCATATCGGTGGTAAAGCCAGTCCTGTACAGCATTGGACCGGAAGAAAAACTACCGCGACTTCCCCAAGAATTACCAGAACAAGCGATCGGTCCGTGAACTAAATGAGCGGCATCGGTAATAGGTACTAGAGCAATCATAGCACCATCAAAAGCACAACCCCCTTGAGCAGCACCCGGTTTGGGTAATTGCGAACAAGACTTGTTTTTCTTGTCTCCATGCTTGTTTTTATTGTGTTCGCAACCGGGCTGAGTTAGCAACTCGTTAATTTTACTTTGGTTAATTTTCATTTGATTCCTCGCGCAGGATAGGATGGATAGTGTCTAATAGCTAATGGCTGATGGCTAATGGCTAATGGTTAATAGTAACGCACGATTAGCAATTAGCTATTAGCCATTAGCAAATATATTTCGTAATATCTTCTCCACATTCATCAGCTAAATAAGATAAAGCACGGAAACGCAAAGCAACAAACTCGTCATACAAAGGATTGAGTTTACAAAGCGGCGGAATGTGGAAAGTACGTCCAAATAATTTAATATCTCGCTCAAACGGACAACAGCAAGGAATCAGTTGACAAAGAAGATGAGCGAGGCGAGCATTTCTAATTTGAATTTTATCTACCAAACGGCGCAAAGGATATAAAATATCAAAGGAGCCAGATTTTTTGTTGTTTGGTGGATGATAGTTTGGATGAGTGTGGGTGTGATTTACAGTTTCCATAATAGATGATGGTAAAAATGTAAAAGAAAAAGGAAAAAGAAAAGTGATTGGGGATTGTTCGTAGTTAGTGGTTAGTGGTTATTAGAGAATTTAATCAACTACTAACGACTAACTACTGACTGCTAACCACTAACCATTAATCTTTTCCTTTTCCTTTCTTGGCACGTCGCAGGCTAACGCAATTCCTAGCGAATCAAGTCGAAGGAGATATCGGTCTTACCAGTAATGTTGGTGTTGCGATCCAACTCATCCAGAAGTGTGTTAACAACCCAGTTGAGT
It encodes the following:
- a CDS encoding Mo-dependent nitrogenase C-terminal domain-containing protein, whose amino-acid sequence is METVNHTHTHPNYHPPNNKKSGSFDILYPLRRLVDKIQIRNARLAHLLCQLIPCCCPFERDIKLFGRTFHIPPLCKLNPLYDEFVALRFRALSYLADECGEDITKYIC